CAAGTTTGTGCAGGTTAGCTAATTCGTTAGGCGTCAATATTTAATGAAATCATCAAACTCGGTAGATGAAAGCGAACTAATAGATTGGCTGATTGAAGGGGATGTTTCAATCCAAATTCAGGTTCATCGAGACTTGTTGGCTGCCGCAAAACCGCACCTGCGTGATCGCATTGCCACCGAAGGTTGGGGGGCTCAATTTCTCAGTTTTAGGAAGAAGGAAGGGCATTGGGGAGATCGTTTTTATCAACCGAAATGGATTTCAACACATTACACAATTCTAGATCTAAAAAACCTTGCCATATCTCAAAATAACGAGGTCATTAGACAATCCATATCACAGGTCATACATACTCTCAAAGGGCCAGACGGCGGGATCTATCCAATCGGTGTACACAAAAAATGTGATGTCTGCTTAAACGGTATGTTTCTGAACTATGCTTCATATTTTTTAATAGATGAAGCAAACTTAAAATCAATCGTCGATTTCTTACTGAAAGAACATATGAATGATGGTGGCTTCAATTGTGAATCAAATACTAAAGGAGCAACACACAGTTCTCTGCATTCAACTATTTCTGTTATCGAAGGAATTTTGGAATATACTCAAAATGGCTATGGATATAGGCTAGACGAGCTTCAGGAATCGGAAGTGGAATCAAGAGAATTCTTGTTGCAGCACAGGTTGTTTCGATCCGACCGAACGGGAGACATTATCGATAAGAAAATGTTAATGCTTTCATATCCATCACGCTGGAGATACGATATATTACGGGCTCTGGATTATTTTCAATATACGGGAGTTAAATACGATCCTCGAATGAAGGATGCGCTAGATATACTGAAGAAAAAAAGACGGAAGGATAAAAAGTGGCCAGTTCAAGCCATGCATCCAGGACAGACCCATTTCGATATGGAGAAAACAGGAGGTCCAAGCCGTTGGAATACCCTACGAGCATTGAGAGTGCTTAAACGATTCCGCAACGCTTAACAAAACTTCCAGAATCATCTCCGGCGCCCGCATTGGGTTTCCATCGCTATTTGTAAATGCGTGTTGCGTAAATCCTGATACCAGCAATTCCTCCCCTTTCAGCACTTTGTACTCTATCCTGAGTTTTCCTTTCGGCAGCTCAGGAATCATAGTGCGCACGATAAGTTCATCTTCAAACCCGGCGCCTTTTTTATAATCCGCATGTGCTTCCACTACCGGTAGCGTCGTTCCGGAATTTTCGAGTGCGGTAACGTCCAATCCAATGGATCGAAGCAATTCCGTCCTCGCTTCTTCAAACATTTCAAAATACCGGGAATAATACACAATATTCATTTTGTCCACGTCCCGATAATACACGCGGACGGAATGGTCGTACTGAATCAATTGTTTTCCTGAAAAACGCCCATTTTTTCGTAACGGGCAATCCTGTTTTCCAAAAAGGAATTTTTGTCCACTTTTGAAAGAATTGTTAATTCTTCAAGAATGATAGATTTTAAGATGTCCGCAGTTTCCTTCGGGTTTCGGTGCGCGCCGCCGACAGGTTCGGGAACGACTCGGTCGCAAATTCCCATTTCAATCAAATCCTGAGGTGTTACTTTCATGGCGTCTGCCGCTTCGCTCGCCTTTGCAGAATCGCGCCAGAGAATGGAAGCGCATCCTTCCGGGCTGATCACGGAATACCACGTATTTTCAAGCATCAGCATTTTATCACACACGCCGATTCCAAGAGCGCCACCACTGGCGCCTTCACCTATGACGATAGTCAAAATCGGTGTTTTCAGCGCTGCCATTTTCAGAAGATTTTTCGCAATGGCTTCTCCCTGCCCGCGTTCTTCGGCGCCGATTCCCGGGTACGCGCCCGGCGTATCCACGAGGGTAACAACAGGACGATTAAATTTTTCGGCAAGTTCCATTATCCGCAGTGTTTTTCGATAGCCTTCCGGCCGCATCATACCAAAATTCCGGTATAGATTTTCTTTGGTGTTTCTTCCCTTTTGCTGTCCGATATAAAAAACAGGCACATCGCCAAGGCTTCCCAATCCGCAGACAACAGATGTATCATCCGCAAAATGCCGATCGCCGTGAAGTTCAATAAAATCCGGCGACCATTCTTTGATATAATCCAAGGTATATGGTCGTTTTGGATGACGGGCTAACTGTACCCGCTGCCATCGGCTCAAATGAGAATAAATATCCTTTAATTTTTCGTCTCGTTCGGATTTTAATTCACGGATTTTTTCAGAATCGGCACCATCTTCCCCAACCGAAGTTTCCAATGCTAAAATCCTCTCCTCAAGGTCTATCAGTGGTTTTTCAAATTCTAAAAGATAATGTGCCATGTTATGTGTAGGATCTTCTAAAAGGTGTTCTTGCCAGTCCAAAAGCAAGCTTTAGCGCCATTGCTGCATAATAGAAGATATTAAACAAAAATGGATATTCATGTGCAAAATGCTTTCGGTACAATTTGAAATAAGATCTGTGCCATTCTAAAACAGAAATATAAATATGGGATCTGCTAACTAGGGTTCCTCCCAACCCTCCCGCATGAATAATCTGAGATGTAGGTACGTAATGCACTTTCCACCCTGCTTCGGCAACGCGAATACAAAAATCGGAATCTTCTTGATAGAGGAAAAATTGTTCATCAAAATACCCAACAGTATCTCGAATTTCTTTCCGCATCATCATGCAAGATCCGGACACTCCGCCGACTTCCATTATTTCGTCCTCATTTAAATGTCCAAGATGATATCCGCTAAAAAACGCGTTTTTTCTAAAAACACGGTCTAGTTTTGTAAAATATGAAATAACGGGCCACGGGGTTGAAATTCCTCGTCTACACGATCGCTGAAAAGACAAATCTTCGTTCAGAACTTTGGGGCCGCACACGCCTGCTTCCCGGTTGGAGTTCATAAAGTCCATCAGAATGGAAAGCGAATTAGGCGGCGCGATGGTATCAGGATTAAGGACAACAATATAATCACCTTCCGCATGCGCAATGGCGTGGTTTTGCGCTCTGGCGAAACCGGCA
The genomic region above belongs to Candidatus Neomarinimicrobiota bacterium and contains:
- a CDS encoding acyl-CoA thioesterase, translated to MIQYDHSVRVYYRDVDKMNIVYYSRYFEMFEEARTELLRSIGLDVTALENSGTTLPVVEAHADYKKGAGFEDELIVRTMIPELPKGKLRIEYKVLKGEELLVSGFTQHAFTNSDGNPMRAPEMILEVLLSVAESFKHSQCS
- a CDS encoding acetyl-CoA carboxylase carboxyltransferase subunit alpha: MAHYLLEFEKPLIDLEERILALETSVGEDGADSEKIRELKSERDEKLKDIYSHLSRWQRVQLARHPKRPYTLDYIKEWSPDFIELHGDRHFADDTSVVCGLGSLGDVPVFYIGQQKGRNTKENLYRNFGMMRPEGYRKTLRIMELAEKFNRPVVTLVDTPGAYPGIGAEERGQGEAIAKNLLKMAALKTPILTIVIGEGASGGALGIGVCDKMLMLENTWYSVISPEGCASILWRDSAKASEAADAMKVTPQDLIEMGICDRVVPEPVGGAHRNPKETADILKSIILEELTILSKVDKNSFLENRIARYEKMGVFQENN
- a CDS encoding glycosyltransferase family 2 protein; translated protein: MDISICIVSLNCSKRLSECLHTLPKAVGNASWEVLIVDNQSTDDTVKMIRRDFPEVTIIPYDENAGFARAQNHAIAHAEGDYIVVLNPDTIAPPNSLSILMDFMNSNREAGVCGPKVLNEDLSFQRSCRRGISTPWPVISYFTKLDRVFRKNAFFSGYHLGHLNEDEIMEVGGVSGSCMMMRKEIRDTVGYFDEQFFLYQEDSDFCIRVAEAGWKVHYVPTSQIIHAGGLGGTLVSRSHIYISVLEWHRSYFKLYRKHFAHEYPFLFNIFYYAAMALKLAFGLARTPFRRSYT